A stretch of Sulfurimonas autotrophica DSM 16294 DNA encodes these proteins:
- a CDS encoding ATP-binding protein, translating to MQIGLKNRLRLISLLPIIILISITSYFVYDSYENYKAAQLLQDKLSTNRELNNLLRNVSRERGMTVMYLGNSSPNTLKSLLKQRKIVDQQEALYFQRLKAQAEKDVILAQAMQSIKHSRTLVDTHQADFEDIYSKIYGKTEQLIIKKLETVTSNQLDSKINTYASVYISLVHANAYTADERDFISYTLARSTEMDEEEINKWLSLIAKADAINYYNIKHKTLETKLNELFKNDDALELFDDLNTERAAILITASSGEYETNPGVWFAMLSEKSNLISEGENAVLSTMDKRAVQVKTEALQFLTITLTIWLVSIILAILGFLLSNEIAKNIQNLENVLKRVAEDTNESDKAIDINLHTAKGTEEAYSLLEKIIEQTKQDKEAAQEASEAKSMFLANMSHEIRTPLNGIVGFTELLKDTGLKEEQQEFVEIIEKSSENLLEIINNILDLSKIESNKLEIEDVIFNPIEEFESAVDVYAVRASEKHIDLGCFIDPELEQPLKGDPTKIKEVVINLLSNAVKFTSSSGAINVDIRKLQSPQEGTTRVKFEVQDSGIGVTSEQKSRIFEAFSQADTSITRKYGGTGLGLTISARFIELMGGQLDLHSEPGEGTTFFFTLDFEEIETVSETSKGSYSGINALILESTHKTKRQDIYLKEYLDFYGVSYTTFKDTNELETLQRQISYDLLFIDYEYANEEELKAYSSLGQKMILLTKSYFMRKIDAMGIEIFKTIYEPLNNTKLKVALENYQSENFTAPKIKTTSHKVFTAGSSKFAAKVLVAEDNIINQKLIKRTLEDLGLSVDIASNGLEAFQKRKDHNYDLIFMDIQMPFLDGTEATQEILEYEEVYNQPHVPIIALTANALKGDRERFLRAGLDEYTTKPLVREEIITLLNHFLADHIVDVKEQEEAVQQVPTAAEVPEIQPIQEQEQTVEENPAEYKADILLAKKSPFETKLFTRILDSLGYSYEVTNNINDLQKKIEDESYKLILFDKECETLDLEDFAQLVKSSSDKRKLPTHLVLIIDPAMPENENDVQHVDETIKNVINKDLLRLVIEKFI from the coding sequence ATGCAGATAGGCTTAAAAAATAGACTTCGACTTATTAGTTTATTACCAATTATTATTTTAATTTCCATTACGAGTTATTTTGTTTATGACTCATATGAAAATTATAAAGCAGCTCAACTTCTTCAAGATAAACTCTCAACAAACAGGGAACTCAACAACCTCCTAAGAAATGTATCTCGAGAAAGAGGTATGACGGTAATGTACCTTGGTAACTCATCACCAAACACATTAAAATCTCTTTTAAAACAGAGAAAAATAGTTGACCAACAAGAAGCACTCTATTTTCAGCGCTTAAAAGCACAAGCTGAAAAAGACGTCATATTGGCACAGGCGATGCAAAGTATAAAACACTCTAGAACATTAGTTGACACCCATCAAGCTGATTTTGAGGATATATACAGCAAAATATATGGCAAAACAGAGCAATTAATCATTAAAAAACTTGAAACTGTTACATCAAATCAGCTTGACAGTAAAATCAACACTTATGCCTCCGTCTATATCTCATTAGTCCATGCAAATGCATATACTGCAGATGAACGTGATTTCATCTCTTACACTCTTGCGCGTTCAACAGAAATGGATGAAGAAGAAATCAATAAATGGCTCTCTCTAATAGCAAAAGCTGATGCTATTAATTATTATAATATTAAACACAAGACACTTGAAACAAAACTCAATGAATTGTTTAAAAATGATGATGCTCTTGAGCTCTTTGATGATCTAAATACCGAACGTGCTGCTATCTTAATTACAGCTTCTAGTGGAGAGTATGAAACAAATCCAGGTGTGTGGTTTGCTATGCTCTCTGAAAAAAGTAATCTCATTTCAGAAGGAGAAAATGCAGTTTTAAGTACTATGGACAAGAGAGCAGTTCAAGTAAAAACTGAAGCTTTACAATTTTTGACTATTACATTAACTATTTGGCTGGTCTCAATCATATTGGCAATTTTAGGTTTTCTACTTTCAAATGAAATTGCCAAAAATATCCAAAATCTTGAAAATGTTCTTAAAAGAGTTGCCGAAGATACTAATGAAAGTGACAAAGCTATTGATATTAACCTTCATACTGCAAAAGGAACTGAAGAAGCCTACAGTCTTCTTGAGAAAATCATTGAACAGACAAAACAGGATAAAGAAGCTGCACAAGAGGCAAGTGAAGCAAAATCAATGTTCTTGGCAAATATGTCACACGAAATCCGAACACCGCTCAACGGAATTGTTGGATTTACAGAATTACTTAAAGATACAGGGCTTAAAGAAGAGCAACAAGAATTTGTTGAAATTATTGAAAAATCTTCAGAGAATCTACTTGAAATTATAAATAATATTCTTGACCTTTCAAAAATTGAGAGTAATAAACTTGAAATTGAAGATGTTATATTTAATCCGATTGAAGAGTTTGAAAGTGCTGTTGATGTTTATGCCGTTCGTGCAAGTGAAAAGCACATTGATTTGGGATGTTTTATTGACCCTGAACTTGAACAACCTCTCAAAGGTGATCCAACGAAAATTAAAGAAGTTGTCATCAACCTGCTCTCAAATGCTGTTAAGTTTACTAGTAGTTCTGGTGCTATCAACGTTGATATTAGAAAACTGCAATCACCGCAAGAAGGTACAACTCGTGTAAAATTTGAAGTACAAGACAGCGGTATTGGCGTTACCAGTGAACAAAAATCTAGAATTTTTGAAGCTTTTTCACAAGCAGATACATCAATTACGCGTAAATACGGTGGTACAGGTCTTGGACTTACTATTTCTGCACGTTTTATTGAACTTATGGGTGGACAACTTGACCTTCACAGTGAACCGGGAGAAGGAACAACTTTCTTCTTTACACTTGATTTTGAAGAGATAGAAACTGTTAGTGAAACTTCAAAAGGAAGCTATTCGGGAATCAATGCCCTAATCTTAGAATCTACACATAAAACAAAAAGACAAGATATTTACCTCAAAGAGTATCTTGATTTTTATGGTGTAAGTTATACGACTTTCAAAGACACCAATGAACTTGAAACGTTGCAAAGACAGATAAGCTATGACCTGCTGTTTATTGATTATGAGTACGCAAATGAAGAAGAGCTAAAAGCATACAGCAGTTTAGGGCAAAAAATGATTTTACTCACAAAATCTTACTTTATGCGAAAAATTGATGCTATGGGTATTGAAATATTCAAAACCATATACGAACCATTAAATAACACTAAATTAAAAGTAGCACTTGAAAATTATCAGAGTGAAAATTTTACCGCACCAAAAATAAAAACAACTTCACATAAAGTTTTTACAGCAGGTTCCTCTAAATTTGCTGCAAAAGTACTTGTTGCAGAAGATAATATCATTAACCAAAAACTTATCAAACGTACACTTGAAGATTTAGGTTTAAGCGTTGACATAGCCTCAAATGGGCTTGAAGCTTTTCAAAAACGAAAAGACCATAATTATGATTTAATTTTTATGGATATTCAAATGCCATTCCTCGACGGGACAGAAGCTACCCAAGAAATTCTTGAATATGAGGAAGTATACAACCAGCCTCATGTTCCTATTATTGCACTTACAGCCAATGCACTCAAGGGTGATCGTGAAAGATTTTTAAGAGCAGGACTTGATGAGTATACAACCAAACCGCTTGTACGTGAAGAAATTATAACACTGCTTAATCATTTTCTCGCAGATCACATCGTAGATGTAAAGGAGCAAGAAGAAGCTGTACAACAAGTACCTACAGCAGCCGAGGTTCCAGAGATCCAGCCAATTCAAGAGCAAGAACAAACAGTAGAAGAAAATCCGGCAGAATATAAAGCCGATATTTTACTGGCTAAGAAAAGTCCTTTTGAAACAAAACTCTTTACAAGAATTCTTGATTCATTGGGCTATAGCTATGAAGTTACAAACAATATAAATGACTTACAAAAGAAAATTGAAGATGAGAGTTATAAGCTTATACTGTTTGATAAAGAGTGTGAAACACTTGATTTAGAAGATTTTGCACAGTTGGTTAAATCAAGTAGTGACAAAAGAAAACTTCCTACTCATTTAGTATTAATTATTGACCCAGCGATGCCTGAGAATGAAAATGATGTGCAACATGTGGATGAGACTATTAAAAATGTCATAAACAAAGACTTGCTTAGACTTGTTATAGAAAAATTTATTTAA
- a CDS encoding outer membrane protein assembly factor BamD: MKKQIYILLMALTFSLLFSACTKEVDEYNKPAVYWYGKIVESISAGSIDKADDYYSSLQGEHIGSPLLPEATMILAIAHMHNEEYLLTEHFLNEYVRRYANANEREFAEFLKIKAKYKALPNPRRDQVLIQEAIKDAKTFKQNYPHSMYYSLVDTMLTNLYLADASLNEAIADLYVRLDKPKAAAYYRAIRPEPWIKWNEIERANTPWYREIFEGDGTSSWYAFMVPDTDSVVSRNTVKFDENKTK; this comes from the coding sequence ATGAAAAAACAGATATATATTTTACTGATGGCACTTACATTTAGTTTACTTTTCAGTGCCTGTACAAAAGAAGTAGACGAGTACAATAAGCCCGCAGTTTACTGGTATGGGAAGATTGTAGAGTCTATTTCGGCGGGTAGTATTGACAAGGCAGATGATTATTACTCTTCACTGCAGGGTGAGCATATAGGTTCACCTCTTTTACCCGAAGCGACTATGATTCTCGCAATTGCACATATGCATAATGAGGAGTATCTTTTAACAGAACATTTTTTAAATGAATATGTCAGACGATATGCAAATGCAAATGAAAGAGAGTTTGCAGAATTTTTAAAAATAAAAGCCAAGTATAAAGCACTTCCGAACCCTAGACGTGATCAGGTGCTTATACAAGAGGCAATTAAAGATGCAAAAACATTCAAACAAAATTATCCGCACTCTATGTACTACTCTTTGGTAGATACAATGCTGACAAATTTATATCTGGCGGACGCATCTTTAAATGAGGCAATAGCAGATTTATATGTCAGACTGGACAAGCCAAAAGCTGCAGCGTATTATAGAGCCATCAGACCGGAACCGTGGATAAAATGGAATGAAATAGAACGTGCAAACACACCATGGTATAGAGAAATATTTGAGGGTGACGGTACATCAAGCTGGTATGCCTTTATGGTTCCAGACACAGACAGTGTTGTCTCTCGAAACACAGTCAAATTTGATGAGAATAAAACAAAATAA
- a CDS encoding type II secretion system protein has protein sequence MKNRFAFTMIELIFVIVIMGIIGKFGVEFLAQAYNSFIFSKINHELQSSSEATVEFIAKRLEGRIKDSVIARLADNSFDAIGDVNNSKNYVVLEWVGSDTDGYRGISDTNATHLPDWSGIIDLDAGNAAALVSPATDTTKINNLITVLSDGTAGVNNSAIFFIGANSDARTGYGWDGNVTMINAQQGAMHPVQSVAGQPDRFVSSTGTNFSGVDIYEYYKLAWTAYAVAMENYNAATNKGDLYLYHNYRPWLGEKFDDNNDSAHKSLIMQNVSTFRFMAIGSIMKIQVCTKTDLVEEYSLCKEKTVF, from the coding sequence ATGAAAAATCGTTTTGCTTTTACCATGATTGAGTTAATATTTGTCATAGTCATCATGGGGATTATCGGAAAATTCGGTGTAGAATTTTTAGCACAGGCCTACAACAGCTTTATATTTTCAAAAATAAACCATGAACTCCAATCAAGTAGTGAAGCAACCGTCGAATTTATAGCAAAACGGCTCGAAGGCAGAATAAAAGACTCTGTTATTGCAAGGCTTGCGGACAACTCTTTTGATGCCATTGGCGATGTCAACAATTCAAAAAACTATGTTGTTTTAGAGTGGGTAGGAAGTGATACTGACGGATATCGCGGCATTTCAGATACCAATGCAACACATCTGCCTGATTGGAGCGGCATAATCGACCTTGATGCCGGTAATGCCGCGGCATTAGTCTCACCTGCTACAGATACCACCAAAATAAATAACCTCATTACAGTACTTTCAGATGGAACTGCCGGAGTGAATAACAGTGCCATCTTCTTTATAGGTGCAAACAGTGATGCACGAACCGGCTATGGATGGGATGGGAATGTAACAATGATTAATGCACAGCAAGGAGCTATGCACCCTGTGCAAAGTGTAGCAGGACAGCCAGATAGGTTTGTCTCATCAACCGGTACAAATTTTAGCGGTGTAGACATTTATGAGTATTACAAGCTCGCATGGACTGCGTATGCTGTTGCTATGGAAAACTACAATGCAGCAACGAACAAAGGTGATTTATATCTTTACCATAATTACCGACCATGGCTAGGTGAAAAGTTTGATGACAATAATGACAGTGCACATAAATCTTTAATTATGCAAAATGTCAGTACTTTTCGTTTTATGGCTATCGGTTCTATTATGAAGATTCAGGTATGCACAAAGACAGATTTAGTAGAGGAGTACTCTTTATGCAAAGAAAAAACAGTATTTTAA
- a CDS encoding type II secretion system protein, with product MVKKSAFTLIELIFAIVVIAITVISLPMMNQAISKGIDSNLLQEAIFAAETKLNEVMTTQWDEASIDVNASSVISQVINLDGTCENNNSNERYRLKTGHILQPLHRKCLNDLTQAELDSNTSANVDAVEDKAHGYTNIFLNLTPGQEGYKQNFTSALSVSYDPVFDSAVRPNMKKITITVKDENNDTVTSLFTYVANIGGIDYYKRTY from the coding sequence GTGGTAAAAAAATCGGCCTTTACGCTCATTGAGCTTATTTTTGCCATTGTTGTTATTGCTATTACCGTCATCTCTTTACCTATGATGAATCAGGCAATATCTAAAGGAATTGATTCAAATCTTCTGCAAGAAGCCATTTTTGCAGCAGAAACAAAACTCAACGAGGTAATGACAACACAATGGGATGAAGCTTCTATAGATGTGAATGCAAGCTCTGTTATAAGTCAGGTTATTAACCTTGATGGCACATGCGAGAACAACAACTCCAATGAACGCTATAGACTTAAAACAGGTCATATTCTACAGCCTCTGCACAGAAAATGTCTAAATGATTTAACCCAAGCAGAATTAGATTCCAATACAAGTGCCAATGTAGATGCAGTAGAAGATAAAGCCCATGGATATACAAATATATTTTTAAATTTAACGCCCGGTCAAGAGGGCTATAAACAAAACTTTACTTCTGCACTCAGTGTCAGCTATGACCCAGTATTTGATTCAGCAGTAAGACCTAATATGAAAAAAATAACTATTACGGTGAAAGATGAAAATAACGATACGGTTACTTCCTTATTTACATATGTCGCAAACATCGGCGGTATTGACTACTATAAAAGGACATATTAA
- the hpf gene encoding ribosome hibernation-promoting factor, HPF/YfiA family yields the protein MNISMTGRNLELTDALKEHISSSIETLKKFKLDIIAVNVVVSSQTKKGKEHAIVEFVINLAHKNTIVIKQNDEDAYAAIDLATNRAQKSLRRLHDKVTDHQKVGLNEVKAEEVDVKVAAEEMEDEIIPVELDLYKPREVEDVLADLKTSGKMFEIFLDNEHKTRVLYKRNDGKFGLY from the coding sequence ATGAATATTAGCATGACAGGAAGAAATTTAGAACTTACTGATGCTCTTAAAGAGCATATCTCATCTTCTATTGAGACATTAAAAAAATTTAAGTTAGATATTATTGCAGTAAATGTTGTTGTATCTTCTCAGACAAAAAAAGGCAAAGAGCATGCAATAGTTGAGTTTGTTATCAACTTGGCGCATAAAAACACTATAGTTATCAAACAAAACGATGAAGATGCATATGCTGCGATTGATCTTGCTACAAACAGAGCACAGAAATCACTGCGTCGTTTACACGATAAAGTAACAGACCATCAAAAAGTCGGTTTAAATGAAGTAAAGGCCGAAGAAGTTGATGTTAAAGTAGCTGCAGAAGAGATGGAAGACGAAATCATCCCTGTTGAGTTAGACCTTTACAAGCCTCGTGAAGTTGAAGATGTTTTAGCGGACTTAAAAACAAGCGGTAAAATGTTTGAAATTTTCTTGGACAATGAGCATAAAACACGTGTTCTTTATAAAAGAAACGATGGTAAATTTGGGCTGTATTAA
- the lon gene encoding endopeptidase La codes for MKLSNYGEFPADIPVIAEDELFLYPFMISPLFLSDEVNIKAATKAIEDNSLVIICPTKPAHEGERDYDALYDAGVVGSIMRKVSLPDGRVKVLFQGLARAKSLYKVSDDPTIAHVDVIQATEVNSLKIDAILEVVREKVRALAAVSNYFPPDLLRTIEENHDHNRIIDLICSTIKLKKEQAYKLFIETDTEKRFLDLIDLLIDEIEANKLQREIRSKVHTHIEKVNKEYFLKEQLKQIQKELGTDTSREEEIEEYRKKLEAKKKKMGEDAYKEISKQLERFSRMHPDSSDASMTQTYLDWALDLPFGALSKKPLRIETVEEQLNKDHFSLKKPKERIVEYFAVKELLELRGVSAKKSAGAILCFSGPPGVGKTSLANSIATALKRPLIRIALGGLEDVNELRGHRRTYVGAMPGRITQGLIDAKKMNPVIVLDEIDKVTRSQRGDPTAALLEILDPEQNSEFRDYYLNFDLDLGNVIFIATANDVGRIPAPLRDRMEFITLSSYTPQEKFEIARRYLLPQELKKHGLKKSELTISKSALKELIHSYTREAGVRNLRRRIAEMARKAAMEILKHSDISKVSVTLKNIKSFFDKSVFEIEKTDKVPVVGVVNGLAWTAVGGDVLKIESIRIKGKGNLQLTGSLGDVMKESARIAMSVVKTLVDKRKLKISQDNIPLTFKEKEEIIEVDPSEIYKRYDLHVHVPDGATPKDGPSAGIAMVTVISSILGSYKVRSDIAMTGEVSLTGDVLPIGGLKEKLIAAYKADMTKALIPAKNYERDLDDIPKEVKEALEIVPVKRVEEVLKQVLV; via the coding sequence ATGAAACTAAGCAATTATGGAGAATTTCCTGCTGATATTCCAGTGATAGCAGAAGATGAACTTTTTTTATACCCGTTTATGATTTCACCGCTGTTTTTAAGTGATGAAGTAAACATTAAAGCGGCAACAAAAGCAATAGAAGACAACTCTTTGGTTATAATCTGCCCGACAAAACCTGCACATGAAGGTGAAAGAGATTATGATGCACTTTATGATGCAGGTGTGGTCGGCTCTATTATGAGAAAAGTTTCACTTCCTGACGGACGTGTAAAAGTACTTTTTCAAGGACTCGCACGTGCAAAATCTTTATATAAAGTCTCTGATGACCCAACCATTGCACATGTGGATGTTATACAAGCAACAGAAGTTAACTCCTTAAAAATTGATGCGATACTCGAAGTTGTACGTGAAAAGGTAAGAGCTTTGGCTGCTGTGAGTAACTACTTTCCGCCTGACCTACTGCGAACTATAGAAGAAAACCATGATCATAACCGTATAATCGATCTGATATGTTCAACTATAAAGCTTAAAAAAGAGCAGGCATATAAACTTTTTATAGAAACCGATACCGAAAAAAGATTTTTAGATTTAATTGATTTGTTGATTGATGAAATCGAAGCAAATAAACTTCAACGTGAAATCCGTTCCAAAGTGCATACACATATAGAAAAAGTAAATAAAGAGTACTTTTTAAAAGAGCAGTTAAAGCAGATTCAAAAAGAATTGGGTACAGATACATCCCGTGAAGAAGAGATAGAAGAATACAGAAAGAAACTGGAAGCCAAAAAAAAGAAAATGGGTGAAGATGCTTATAAAGAGATAAGTAAACAGCTTGAGAGATTCTCTCGTATGCATCCTGACTCTTCTGATGCTTCTATGACACAGACATATCTTGACTGGGCTTTGGACCTTCCTTTTGGTGCGTTGTCTAAAAAACCTCTGCGTATAGAAACTGTTGAAGAACAACTCAACAAAGACCACTTTTCACTGAAAAAACCAAAAGAGAGAATTGTTGAGTACTTTGCAGTTAAAGAACTGCTTGAGCTTCGCGGTGTTTCGGCTAAAAAAAGTGCCGGAGCCATTTTATGTTTTTCAGGCCCTCCGGGTGTGGGTAAAACTTCTCTTGCAAATTCAATAGCCACAGCGCTTAAGCGCCCTTTAATACGTATAGCTCTTGGCGGGCTTGAAGATGTTAATGAGCTTCGCGGACATCGTCGTACATATGTAGGGGCTATGCCTGGACGTATTACACAAGGGTTGATTGATGCCAAAAAGATGAACCCGGTAATAGTTCTTGATGAGATTGATAAGGTGACGCGTTCTCAAAGAGGTGATCCAACTGCTGCACTTTTGGAGATTTTAGACCCTGAACAAAACAGTGAATTTCGTGATTATTATTTGAATTTTGATTTGGATTTGGGTAATGTTATTTTCATAGCAACGGCAAATGATGTTGGACGTATTCCTGCTCCTTTGCGTGATAGAATGGAGTTTATTACATTAAGCTCATATACACCGCAGGAAAAATTTGAAATAGCACGCCGTTATTTATTACCGCAGGAGCTGAAAAAGCACGGATTGAAAAAGTCTGAACTTACTATTTCAAAATCGGCATTAAAAGAGTTGATTCACAGTTATACGCGTGAAGCGGGTGTAAGAAACTTGCGTCGTCGTATAGCTGAAATGGCAAGAAAAGCAGCCATGGAAATTCTTAAACACAGTGATATCAGTAAAGTTTCTGTGACACTTAAAAACATTAAAAGCTTTTTTGATAAAAGCGTATTTGAAATTGAAAAAACAGACAAGGTTCCTGTTGTCGGGGTAGTAAATGGGCTTGCGTGGACTGCTGTGGGCGGAGATGTTTTAAAAATTGAAAGTATCCGCATTAAAGGCAAGGGGAACTTACAGCTTACCGGAAGTCTTGGCGATGTGATGAAAGAGTCGGCACGTATTGCCATGAGCGTTGTTAAAACACTTGTAGACAAGCGGAAACTAAAAATTTCGCAAGACAACATCCCTCTTACATTTAAAGAAAAAGAAGAGATTATAGAAGTAGATCCGAGTGAAATTTACAAGCGTTATGACTTACATGTACACGTGCCAGACGGTGCAACACCAAAAGACGGACCAAGTGCCGGTATAGCGATGGTAACGGTAATATCTTCTATACTTGGCTCTTATAAGGTTCGCTCAGATATTGCTATGACGGGAGAAGTTTCACTCACTGGAGATGTGTTACCAATAGGTGGACTCAAAGAGAAGCTCATAGCTGCATATAAAGCAGACATGACAAAAGCTTTAATACCTGCAAAAAATTATGAAAGAGATTTGGATGATATTCCAAAAGAGGTAAAAGAAGCTCTTGAAATTGTTCCAGTTAAAAGAGTGGAAGAAGTGTTAAAACAAGTTCTTGTGTAG
- a CDS encoding response regulator, which yields MKRTDLVVLAVDDDLINLKLLKSMLMKNGNVKEVVEAKNGSDAIGVLKSRNDIDLILLDIIMPIMGGIDMLKVVRADDNLRQLPIIVLTTDETKKAEALECGANGFLMKPIRNDDLIAKIKTVIV from the coding sequence ATGAAAAGAACTGATTTAGTTGTATTAGCCGTTGATGATGACCTCATAAACTTAAAGCTATTAAAATCTATGCTCATGAAGAATGGAAATGTAAAAGAAGTTGTAGAAGCAAAGAACGGTTCGGATGCCATAGGTGTTCTTAAAAGCCGTAATGATATTGATCTGATACTACTAGATATAATTATGCCGATTATGGGTGGAATAGATATGCTTAAAGTGGTACGCGCAGATGATAATTTACGTCAATTACCTATTATAGTCCTTACAACAGATGAAACTAAGAAGGCTGAAGCACTCGAATGTGGAGCAAACGGATTTTTAATGAAACCTATACGTAACGACGACCTGATTGCAAAAATAAAAACGGTCATCGTTTAA
- the recG gene encoding ATP-dependent DNA helicase RecG: MDLSKDAATKFNKLGINSLIELSLLIPHSYEDYRLHDVLLPQKAQLIDATVESIYKAPNSIQITFFAHNLGYSVQGVLFRPKPYMLHQFQVGARDYYYGIVDCKQGHCSMSMPKKITQVGKITPKYKTALRSDVMQRLVKSLVKRENLLHVKLKEDVVAELLKLHFPSDEFLQLKEMSEKTLWALKYAELFSYMQMLAGKRRYFNALSSKAGDYKAWSKSLPFTLTNEQINAIEDIRQDMQKDVAAKRMVVGDVGSGKTMVILAAAYMNMPNHSVLMAPTTILANQLFEEAQKYLPQLKVLLVTNKTKKIDLCEYDFIIGTHALLYRKLPQASLIMVDEQHRFGTAQRNMLEKMVAVQELKPHFIQFSATPIPRTQAMIESAHIDVSLITTTPFAKDIDSKVIHKSDFKDLLLHVKAEIAKNNQVLLVYPLVEQSEVLEYQSIEEARSYWEKNFENVYVTHGKDKEKEQVLLDFREKGDILIATTVVEVGISLPRLSTVVIVGAERLGLSTLHQLRGRVSRTGLKGYCFLYTNKNASERLDEFIHTKSGFDIANLDLKFRKSGDLLKGISQSGSQFRWIDFTDDENIVNEVKKDLGF; the protein is encoded by the coding sequence ATGGACCTATCAAAGGATGCAGCAACAAAGTTTAATAAACTTGGTATAAACTCTTTGATTGAATTAAGTCTGCTTATTCCTCACTCTTATGAGGATTACAGGCTACATGATGTATTACTGCCTCAAAAAGCACAACTCATTGACGCAACAGTTGAGTCAATTTATAAAGCCCCAAACTCCATTCAAATAACTTTTTTTGCCCATAATTTAGGTTATAGTGTTCAAGGAGTGCTTTTTCGTCCTAAACCTTATATGCTGCATCAGTTTCAAGTGGGTGCGCGTGATTATTATTACGGTATTGTTGACTGTAAGCAGGGGCACTGCTCTATGAGTATGCCTAAAAAAATCACACAAGTCGGAAAAATTACACCAAAATATAAAACAGCCTTGCGCAGTGATGTTATGCAGCGCCTTGTCAAGAGTCTTGTAAAGCGTGAAAACTTATTACATGTAAAGCTGAAAGAGGATGTTGTTGCAGAGCTTTTGAAATTGCATTTTCCAAGTGATGAATTTTTGCAATTGAAAGAAATGAGTGAAAAAACGCTCTGGGCATTAAAGTATGCAGAACTTTTTTCTTATATGCAGATGTTAGCAGGCAAAAGACGTTATTTTAATGCACTTTCTTCAAAAGCCGGTGATTATAAAGCATGGAGCAAAAGTCTGCCTTTTACGCTAACAAACGAACAGATAAATGCTATAGAAGATATACGTCAGGATATGCAAAAAGATGTGGCAGCAAAACGTATGGTCGTAGGTGATGTCGGCAGTGGTAAAACGATGGTAATTTTGGCAGCAGCATATATGAATATGCCCAATCATTCTGTGTTAATGGCTCCGACAACTATTTTGGCAAATCAGCTTTTTGAGGAAGCGCAAAAGTATCTTCCTCAACTAAAAGTTCTACTTGTAACAAATAAAACAAAAAAAATAGATCTATGTGAATATGACTTTATCATAGGCACACATGCACTTTTGTATAGAAAATTGCCGCAGGCTTCACTCATTATGGTGGATGAACAGCATCGTTTTGGAACAGCGCAGCGAAATATGCTTGAAAAAATGGTAGCTGTACAGGAACTAAAACCGCACTTTATTCAGTTTTCTGCTACGCCTATTCCAAGAACACAGGCAATGATAGAGAGTGCGCACATAGATGTCAGCCTTATAACAACAACACCTTTTGCAAAAGATATAGATTCAAAAGTGATACATAAAAGTGACTTTAAAGATTTACTCTTACATGTAAAAGCAGAAATTGCTAAAAACAATCAGGTATTACTTGTTTATCCATTGGTAGAACAGAGTGAAGTTCTGGAATACCAGAGTATTGAAGAAGCAAGAAGCTACTGGGAGAAAAATTTTGAGAATGTGTATGTCACTCACGGAAAAGATAAAGAAAAAGAGCAGGTACTTCTTGATTTTAGAGAAAAGGGTGATATTTTGATAGCAACAACTGTTGTGGAAGTAGGTATATCTCTGCCGCGTTTGAGTACTGTTGTTATAGTAGGAGCAGAGCGCTTGGGGCTCTCAACACTTCATCAGCTCCGAGGGCGGGTAAGCCGCACCGGCTTAAAAGGTTACTGCTTTTTATATACAAACAAGAATGCGTCTGAACGCTTAGATGAATTTATTCATACGAAAAGTGGATTTGACATAGCAAATTTGGATTTAAAGTTTAGAAAAAGCGGAGATTTACTTAAAGGAATTTCACAAAGCGGGAGTCAGTTTCGATGGATTGATTTTACAGATGATGAAAATATAGTAAATGAGGTAAAAAAGGATTTGGGGTTTTGA